In one Sphingobacterium daejeonense genomic region, the following are encoded:
- a CDS encoding (Fe-S)-binding protein gives MENQLHIPTVAELLAKGESPDLLFWVGCAGSFDERAQRITRDICKILQHVGIKYAILGTEESCTGDPAKRAGNEFLFQMQAMMNIQVLDGYEIKKIVTACPHCFNTLKNEYPSLGGNYEVIHHSQLIQSLIDDGKLRPSDGHEFKGKKITYHDPCYLGRGNDIYEAPRKALEVLDADLVELKRCKSNGLCCGAGGAQMFKEPEKGEKDINVERIEDVIESQASIVAAACPFCMTMLRDGVKVKEKEQEIKVLDIAEITVKANNI, from the coding sequence ATGGAAAATCAATTACATATACCTACAGTAGCTGAATTATTGGCAAAAGGAGAAAGCCCAGATTTATTGTTTTGGGTTGGGTGCGCAGGTAGTTTTGATGAAAGAGCTCAACGTATTACTAGAGATATCTGTAAGATATTGCAACACGTAGGGATTAAATATGCCATCTTAGGAACAGAAGAAAGTTGCACAGGCGATCCTGCGAAACGCGCGGGAAACGAATTCTTATTTCAGATGCAGGCGATGATGAACATCCAAGTATTGGATGGATATGAAATCAAAAAGATCGTTACGGCATGTCCCCACTGTTTTAATACATTGAAGAACGAGTATCCTAGTTTGGGCGGGAATTATGAGGTAATTCATCATTCTCAGTTAATTCAATCCTTGATCGATGATGGCAAATTGAGACCATCAGATGGACATGAGTTCAAGGGTAAGAAAATAACATACCACGATCCTTGTTATTTAGGCCGAGGTAATGATATTTACGAAGCACCTAGAAAAGCTCTGGAAGTATTGGATGCAGACCTAGTGGAATTAAAAAGATGTAAATCCAACGGCTTATGTTGTGGAGCAGGTGGTGCGCAGATGTTCAAGGAACCTGAAAAAGGCGAAAAGGATATCAACGTAGAACGTATAGAGGATGTTATTGAAAGCCAAGCCAGCATCGTAGCTGCAGCATGCCCATTTTGTATGACTATGTTGAGAGATGGTGTAAAGGTTAAAGAAAAAGAACAGGAAATAAAAGTATTGGATATTGCAGAGATTACTGTAAAAGCCAACAATATATAG